One Ahaetulla prasina isolate Xishuangbanna chromosome 17, ASM2864084v1, whole genome shotgun sequence genomic window carries:
- the TSGA10IP gene encoding testis-specific protein 10-interacting protein isoform X4 produces MKRAKKKALRPLLKDCWEPEQDVPDVSEASDVDPDQDVNKQLEPAPQEQQGHEPPPPEHPRITPRQGSFPFHWMWESFSIKGQTICQDQVLDKAKKLTLPRAVTAPPRETLYNPDTILGCPAPKESHSLGVHKSSRTPEVPCSRPQRYLPHMGLVPRSSLLPLFWKMEARSEARKRQLRQERRHWLHLTQQLLNLEGHRHSREKPLSLEELEEKLRAEMLCLATEPEEPVPQKEKRKSKARSPTPKEEPTFKPVINQKVPNFKHLQKRFQDQLLQKKEQGKLTVCKPFHLHSSSSQPLSEDQEKKDQEDLFQDLRRLWSIHWRVQSCPDFEPSLAHQVMSTKTSDKRQEANRLLLLEWERREQQEKHRAELRRLKAQHMQREVAKCLAAYRNKGCSASFQKRREELRKQEKQRMEEYMIQLQEIQDRVENRPYLFERVMQTNARQAVERRFSKVLAALGIDEEMLWKHAARQSLGKYGIKDMYQSTESSEEFQNSI; encoded by the exons GCAGCTGGAGCCTGCCCCACAGGAGCAGCAGGGCCATGAACCTCCGCCTCCCGAACACCCCAGAATAACCCCTCGCCAGGGCTCCTTCCCCTTTCACTGGATGTGGGAGAGCTTTTCCATCAAAGGCCAGACCATCTGCCAAGACCAGGTTTTGGATAAGGCCAAGAAGCTGACTTTGCCACGAGCTGTGACCGCCCCACCCCGCGAGACCCTTTACAACCCTGACACCATCTTGGGCTGCCCGGCTCCCAAAGAGAGCCATAGcttgggagtccacaagtcttcccgAACCCCTGAGGTCCCTTGCAGCAGGCCCCAGAGGTACTTGCCGCATATGGGCTTGGTTCCTCGAAGTTCTCTCCTGCCCCTCTTCTGGAAGATGGAGGCCCGGTCAGAAGCTCGGAAGCGACAGCTGCGCCAGGAACGTCGGCACTGGTTGCATCTCACCCAGCAGCTCCTGAACCTGGAAGGGCACCGCCACTCGCGAGAAAAACCCCTCTCGCTCGAGGAGCTAGAAGAAAAACTCCGAGCGGAGATGCTCTGCTTAGCTACAGAGCCCGAAGAGCCCGTCCctcaaaaggagaaaaggaaatccAAGGCGCGCAGCCCGACACCCAAGGAGGAGCCGACCTTCAAGCCGGTCATTAATCAAAAGGTGCCTAACTTCAAGCATCTGCAAAAGCGCTTCCAAGACCAACTGCTGCAGAAGAAAGAACAAG gAAAACTGACCGTCTGCAAGCCGTTCCACCTTCATTCCAGTAGCTCTCAGCCTCTTTCAGAAGACCAGGAAAAAAAAGACCAGGAAGATTTATTTCAAGACCTCCGGCGGCTTTGGAGCATACATTGGAGGGTCCAGTCTTGTCCAGATTTTGAACCGTCATTGGCTCATCAAGTGATGTCCACCAAGACATCTGATAAAAGACAGGAAGCTAACAG GTTGCTTTTGCTGGAATGGGAACGTCGAGAACAGCAGGAGAAACACAGGGCTGAGCTGCGCAGATTGAAGGCGCAGCACATGCAGCGGGAAGTGGCCAAATGCTTGGCAGCTTACCGGAATAAAGGATGCTCCGCGTCTTTCCAGAAAAGGCGGGAAGAACTCAG GAAGCAAGAGAAACAGCGCATGGAGGAATATATGATCCAGCTGCAAGAGATCCAGGATCGTGTAGAGAACCGTCCGTATTTGTTTGAGAGAGTCATGCAG aCAAATGCCCGCCAGGCAGTGGAGCGCCGTTTCTCCAAAGTGTTGGCCGCCCTGGGCATCGACGAAGAGATGCTATGGAAACATGCAGCTCGGCAGTCTTTAGGGAAATATGGCATCAAAGACAT GTATCAGAGCACCGAGTCCTCGGAAGAGTTCCAAAACTCGATCTGA